The following are encoded together in the Ferrimicrobium sp. genome:
- a CDS encoding molybdopterin-dependent oxidoreductase, with protein sequence MSELNKLSDRLRAKREAIDAAGETFYQGPSRTDLASFPPKERWDDWVELDSRQWPKRVERHSMLIPTTCFNCESACGLLAYVDRSTLQVRKFEGNPEHPGSRGRNCAKGPATINQVTDPDRILYPLKRVGPRGQGRFERVTWDEALRDIANRLRTAILEERQNEIMIHLGRPGEDGYTERVLAAWGVDGHNSHTNVCSSGGRAGYHYWSGIDRPSADFANAKVIYLISSHLETGHYFNPHAQRITEARQRGAKLIVVDTRLSNTATHADLWISPWPGTEAAMNLAFANYLIQNDLYHRDFVRSWWNWQEYLAIEAPAEPQTFENFETHLKALYADYTLEFAAAETHVDIETLREAAEIIGTSGTALSSHNWRSAAAGNLGGWQVSRTTFLLNALLGAVATPGGTNLNAWNKYVPRPIHTPGHPNVWNELSWPLDFPLAMNELSYLLPHLMERTGRRLEVYMTRVYNPVWTNPDGFSWIEMLLDERKIGCYVALTPTWNETSFFADYILPMGHASERHDTFSYEQYDGQWIGFRQPVLKVARERLGGRVYDTREVNPGEVWEENEFYIELSWRIDPDGTLGIRQYFESRRHPGAKLTVEEYYSWMFENSVPGLPEKAAAEELSPLGYMQRYGAFEIRNGVGQVFAEEVPAQELEDLAVTAFGRVYTKTPKPISANVVPTGDPAPDDDGRRPVGVVVDGVVRRGFPTPSGRLEFYSTTLADWGWQEYATPTYIKSHVHPDRLTQDQFPLISTFRLPVQIHTRSANSKWLDEIAHTNPVWINPIDASRLSIHDGDLVRVNTDLGYFVAKAWVTEGIRPGVVACSHHMGRWRIGDLGSSAMMRSVSLSKEGTQWGMHPHGGAEPYESSDPDTARIWWTDIGVHQNLTFGVHPDPISGMHCWHQVVTVTKAEPNDLHGEVHVDTSRSRAIFDRWMQLTQSARDVSPDGTRRPRWLLRPLKPSVQAFELPTPV encoded by the coding sequence CTGGGATGATTGGGTCGAATTAGATTCCCGCCAGTGGCCAAAACGTGTCGAGCGCCACTCGATGTTGATCCCTACGACCTGCTTCAATTGCGAGTCTGCCTGTGGTCTACTGGCCTATGTCGACCGGAGCACCTTGCAGGTTCGCAAGTTTGAGGGTAATCCCGAGCACCCAGGATCACGAGGCCGTAACTGTGCCAAGGGACCGGCCACCATCAATCAAGTAACCGACCCTGATCGGATTCTCTATCCGTTGAAGCGAGTTGGACCTCGGGGTCAGGGGCGCTTCGAGCGCGTTACCTGGGATGAAGCGTTGCGTGATATCGCCAATCGCTTGCGCACTGCCATCCTCGAGGAACGGCAAAACGAGATCATGATCCATCTTGGACGTCCAGGTGAGGATGGTTACACCGAACGTGTTCTAGCTGCTTGGGGGGTCGATGGTCACAACTCGCACACCAACGTCTGTTCTTCGGGAGGGCGTGCCGGTTACCACTACTGGAGCGGCATCGATCGCCCCAGTGCGGACTTTGCCAACGCAAAGGTCATCTATCTGATCAGCTCGCACCTCGAGACGGGTCATTATTTTAACCCACATGCGCAACGCATCACCGAGGCACGCCAGCGCGGTGCAAAGCTGATCGTGGTGGATACCCGACTCTCCAATACCGCCACCCATGCTGATCTCTGGATCTCTCCCTGGCCAGGCACGGAGGCGGCGATGAACCTCGCGTTTGCGAACTATCTCATTCAAAATGATCTCTATCACCGGGACTTCGTGCGGTCATGGTGGAACTGGCAAGAGTATCTCGCGATTGAGGCACCAGCCGAACCGCAGACCTTTGAAAACTTCGAGACACATCTCAAGGCACTCTACGCCGATTATACGCTGGAGTTTGCCGCTGCCGAGACCCATGTCGATATCGAAACCCTTCGAGAGGCAGCCGAGATCATTGGCACCTCAGGGACAGCACTCTCGAGTCACAACTGGCGTTCCGCTGCGGCTGGGAATCTTGGTGGCTGGCAAGTTTCGCGTACCACCTTTCTCCTCAATGCCCTGCTCGGGGCAGTGGCAACCCCAGGAGGCACCAATCTAAACGCCTGGAACAAGTATGTCCCGCGCCCCATCCATACGCCGGGCCATCCCAACGTTTGGAATGAGCTCTCATGGCCATTGGACTTCCCCTTGGCGATGAATGAACTCTCCTACCTCTTACCACACCTCATGGAGCGGACCGGTCGACGACTTGAGGTGTACATGACCCGCGTCTACAACCCCGTGTGGACTAATCCTGACGGATTCTCTTGGATCGAGATGCTCCTTGACGAGCGCAAAATCGGTTGTTATGTGGCGCTGACGCCAACGTGGAACGAGACGTCGTTCTTCGCCGACTATATTCTGCCGATGGGGCATGCTTCGGAGCGCCATGACACCTTCTCGTATGAACAATACGATGGACAGTGGATCGGGTTCCGGCAACCGGTGCTGAAAGTCGCACGAGAGCGCCTCGGTGGACGCGTCTACGATACCCGCGAAGTGAATCCAGGCGAGGTCTGGGAGGAGAACGAATTCTACATCGAACTCTCTTGGCGCATCGACCCCGATGGAACTCTCGGCATACGCCAGTACTTTGAGTCACGGCGTCATCCGGGAGCAAAGCTCACCGTGGAGGAGTACTACAGCTGGATGTTCGAGAACTCTGTGCCCGGCCTACCCGAGAAGGCAGCGGCCGAGGAGTTGAGCCCACTGGGCTATATGCAGCGCTACGGTGCGTTCGAGATCCGCAATGGAGTGGGTCAGGTCTTTGCCGAAGAGGTGCCAGCACAAGAGCTTGAAGATCTAGCGGTGACAGCATTTGGTCGTGTCTACACAAAGACTCCCAAACCGATCAGCGCGAATGTGGTCCCAACAGGAGATCCCGCCCCCGATGACGATGGTCGGCGCCCCGTTGGGGTCGTCGTTGATGGCGTCGTCCGTCGGGGCTTCCCGACCCCTTCAGGTCGCCTCGAGTTCTACTCGACCACGTTGGCGGACTGGGGTTGGCAAGAGTATGCGACTCCCACGTATATCAAGAGTCACGTCCATCCGGATCGCCTCACTCAAGATCAGTTTCCGCTGATCTCGACGTTCCGGCTGCCAGTGCAGATCCATACACGCTCTGCAAACTCAAAATGGCTCGATGAAATTGCACACACTAATCCAGTTTGGATCAATCCAATCGACGCCTCACGCCTCTCTATCCACGATGGTGACCTGGTTCGAGTGAACACCGACCTCGGCTATTTTGTGGCAAAGGCCTGGGTCACCGAAGGGATCCGACCCGGCGTGGTTGCCTGTTCGCACCACATGGGTCGTTGGCGCATTGGCGATCTCGGTTCCTCTGCCATGATGCGCTCGGTGAGCCTCTCCAAGGAAGGGACCCAGTGGGGCATGCACCCGCACGGAGGCGCGGAGCCCTATGAGTCGAGCGATCCTGATACGGCTCGGATCTGGTGGACCGATATTGGTGTTCATCAGAACCTCACCTTTGGCGTGCATCCTGATCCGATATCTGGCATGCACTGCTGGCATCAGGTGGTAACGGTCACAAAGGCTGAACCGAACGACCTTCACGGTGAAGTGCATGTTGATACCTCGCGTTCACGAGCGATCTTTGATCGCTGGATGCAACTCACGCAATCGGCACGCGACGTCTCGCCCGATGGGACTCGGCGACCTCGTTGGCTTTTACGCCCACTGAAACCAAGCGTGCAAGCCTTCGAGCTTCCCACACCGGTCTGA
- a CDS encoding molecular chaperone TorD family protein, whose amino-acid sequence MTPRRSGEILEALAEVIENPDPHPAILEILGLEWTRDGFTELFDFDLPPFASYYLTIGPVLGGAPVDFLRGLLTAYLRPEQQPAQPDSLAFLLRLLALLVHEESWERANAIFYEAMAPWLGTYARAVATFAPPGLGRIGSLLSELHQNWQDESPPARALPYLLRHAPPPPATDERKDLVDFLLSPVASGLLLPRSQLIRITHQRELGMRPGGRRFSFESLLDASPEATLAAVLETVEAQLLWYSVRSSSVDQWWGDRLTHTHAVVNALLKQVVQAEAPR is encoded by the coding sequence ATGACACCACGGAGAAGCGGGGAGATTCTTGAGGCACTCGCTGAGGTGATCGAGAATCCTGACCCTCACCCCGCGATCCTGGAGATCCTTGGTTTAGAGTGGACGAGGGACGGCTTCACTGAGCTCTTCGACTTCGATCTGCCTCCCTTTGCCAGCTACTACCTGACGATTGGCCCTGTCCTTGGTGGTGCACCCGTGGATTTCTTACGGGGTCTCCTCACGGCGTATCTGCGACCTGAGCAACAGCCTGCCCAGCCTGACTCGCTCGCGTTTCTGCTGCGACTGCTTGCACTACTCGTCCATGAAGAGAGCTGGGAGCGTGCCAACGCGATCTTCTATGAGGCGATGGCACCTTGGCTCGGTACCTATGCGCGAGCCGTAGCGACCTTCGCACCTCCCGGCTTAGGCCGAATTGGTTCATTGCTCAGTGAACTTCACCAGAACTGGCAGGATGAGTCTCCACCCGCTCGTGCCCTACCATATCTCCTACGACATGCCCCACCCCCACCAGCGACTGATGAACGCAAGGATTTGGTTGATTTCTTGTTGTCACCAGTGGCCTCTGGATTGCTCCTTCCGAGATCGCAACTCATCAGGATCACCCATCAACGTGAACTAGGAATGCGTCCTGGCGGCCGACGCTTTAGCTTCGAGTCATTGCTCGATGCCTCCCCCGAGGCGACGTTAGCCGCGGTGCTTGAGACGGTTGAGGCTCAGTTACTCTGGTACAGTGTGCGGAGTTCCTCTGTTGATCAGTGGTGGGGAGATCGCCTCACTCATACCCACGCCGTGGTGAACGCCTTGCTCAAGCAGGTCGTTCAGGCCGAAGCTCCCCGCTGA
- a CDS encoding NAD(P)-dependent oxidoreductase, producing MEQNSARRHVVVTGGSGFIGTHLVKTLQRENSRVAIVDRNQPRVDGVDHFVRGAIEDPSTWVALARALPDGADTLVHLAARTSVLESIKDPADVFASNLVGFHHALEFCRLHGVPRVILASTNAVVGMSGGTDLITELSPLAPLTPYGASKAADEMLGSAYSECYGVRVAAVRLTNVYGPDMWRKDSIVPRLFRYAQGKGDFAVYGDGTQFRDFVYVEDVVRAFLSLADSAFAGPVSFGSGESVSVNELVSLVGQVVGKELHPDRVPAKTGEMPGVRVSLERAHTAGLKADVNLGEGLGRAWRDFLASSQ from the coding sequence TTGGAACAGAATAGCGCTAGGCGTCACGTGGTGGTCACTGGGGGTTCCGGATTTATCGGTACGCATCTCGTGAAGACTTTGCAGCGTGAGAACTCCCGGGTTGCTATCGTCGATCGTAATCAGCCGCGTGTGGATGGGGTCGATCACTTTGTCCGTGGAGCGATCGAAGATCCTTCGACATGGGTCGCGTTGGCGCGAGCGCTACCCGATGGCGCTGATACGTTGGTCCACTTGGCTGCAAGGACCTCTGTCCTCGAATCGATCAAGGACCCAGCCGATGTGTTTGCCTCTAATCTCGTTGGCTTCCATCATGCGCTCGAGTTTTGTCGACTGCACGGGGTGCCGCGGGTAATCCTCGCCTCCACGAATGCGGTGGTGGGGATGAGTGGCGGGACGGATCTGATCACCGAACTCTCACCGCTTGCACCGCTCACCCCGTATGGTGCGAGCAAGGCGGCTGATGAGATGCTTGGCTCTGCCTATAGCGAATGCTACGGTGTGCGAGTTGCGGCGGTGCGGCTGACGAACGTTTACGGACCGGATATGTGGCGTAAGGATAGTATCGTTCCTCGACTCTTCCGTTACGCCCAGGGTAAGGGAGATTTTGCTGTCTATGGCGATGGCACACAGTTTCGAGACTTTGTCTATGTTGAAGACGTGGTGCGAGCCTTCTTGTCGTTAGCCGATAGTGCATTCGCTGGGCCGGTCTCCTTCGGATCAGGGGAGAGTGTCTCGGTCAATGAACTCGTCTCACTCGTCGGCCAAGTGGTAGGAAAAGAGTTGCACCCCGATCGTGTGCCGGCAAAAACGGGCGAGATGCCGGGCGTGCGAGTATCGCTGGAGCGTGCGCATACCGCTGGACTCAAGGCCGATGTGAATCTAGGTGAGGGTCTAGGACGAGCGTGGCGTGACTTTCTTGCGAGTAGTCAGTAG
- a CDS encoding GtrA family protein, whose protein sequence is MDTIEIVAQRLATLVISEEQYHRIRALWSRFWRYATGSVITAVFSQLVLFFVFSVLRLENARDSAITATLIGAIPSYFINRYWAWGKKSPTSFRREVLPYILMAVTGLVFSTWFVDFSHSHAGFLGTSRLTTDIVVQGSYLLSFVLLWFGKFTFMHKWLFRSAPLAESTP, encoded by the coding sequence GTGGATACCATAGAAATCGTTGCACAGCGGCTCGCTACTCTCGTCATCAGCGAGGAACAATACCATAGGATCCGGGCTCTTTGGTCTCGTTTTTGGCGATATGCGACTGGCTCGGTCATTACTGCAGTCTTCTCGCAGCTTGTGCTGTTTTTCGTCTTCTCGGTACTGCGTCTCGAGAACGCTCGTGACTCGGCGATCACAGCGACGCTTATTGGGGCGATACCATCGTATTTCATCAACCGTTACTGGGCGTGGGGCAAAAAAAGTCCAACCTCTTTTCGGCGCGAGGTACTGCCCTATATTCTGATGGCCGTGACGGGCCTCGTATTCTCTACCTGGTTCGTCGACTTTTCTCACTCACATGCCGGCTTCCTGGGGACTTCACGACTGACCACTGACATCGTCGTGCAAGGCTCCTATCTTCTCTCCTTTGTGCTCTTATGGTTTGGCAAGTTCACATTCATGCACAAGTGGCTCTTTCGTAGCGCCCCTTTAGCGGAGTCCACCCCTTAG
- the tnpB gene encoding IS607 family element RNA-guided endonuclease TnpB: protein MIVTMRTKAQAQRVADITGGVIVVKNGKPTPKVQLQGDFEQHRAAVESVSVLFRLCDDAGEQVPSGWTVTGASFEVEWPKDQHKASLIHSHFGARRAAYNWALAKVKSDMEAKQQNEDHLSTPWTLEALRKQWNIEKNEIAPWWGENSKEAYASGIADLVQALSGWSHSKNGRRRGRKVGFPKFKSKRKDQNRVRFTTGAMRLEDDRRTIVLPTIGALQSRENTRRIQRHLAKNNARLLNCTLSERWGRLFVSCQLAVRTSIVSNRSPSKPNARVGADLGLRALATIADGDGNIKVFPNPAPLRTTLTERRRVGRNLSRRIPGSNGYRRAKAKLAKLDRKCVYIRRESIHQLTRYLVDHYSQVQIEDLNLAAMRQSMRRRAFRRSVSDAGLGSFRPTLTYKAERAGVKMVVVDRFFPSSQIHHNCTGRLTGAKLAKRLTCEVCHVEVDRDDNAALNIRDWSVTSPGLVEASALSVPRPLSGTGGSSDDGMTYHLERGCKTSSNTGRTQRGKNNSRTSEIKVRDENLVKGASL, encoded by the coding sequence ATGATTGTAACGATGCGAACCAAGGCACAGGCTCAGAGGGTAGCTGACATCACCGGTGGTGTGATCGTTGTCAAAAATGGCAAACCAACACCAAAGGTGCAGTTGCAAGGCGACTTCGAACAGCATCGAGCTGCGGTGGAGTCGGTCAGCGTGCTATTCCGGCTCTGCGATGACGCGGGTGAACAAGTCCCGAGCGGCTGGACTGTCACTGGGGCATCCTTTGAGGTCGAGTGGCCCAAAGACCAACACAAAGCATCACTCATACACTCCCACTTCGGCGCCAGAAGGGCCGCCTACAACTGGGCGCTAGCCAAGGTCAAGTCCGACATGGAGGCCAAACAGCAGAACGAAGACCACCTCTCTACGCCGTGGACGCTCGAGGCACTACGCAAACAATGGAATATCGAGAAGAACGAAATAGCCCCTTGGTGGGGAGAGAACTCCAAAGAAGCCTATGCCTCTGGTATAGCCGACCTAGTACAGGCGCTCTCTGGCTGGTCTCACTCCAAGAACGGTAGACGACGAGGCAGAAAGGTCGGCTTCCCAAAGTTCAAGTCAAAGAGAAAAGACCAAAACAGGGTGCGTTTTACTACCGGAGCTATGCGTCTTGAGGATGACCGTCGTACCATTGTGTTGCCGACCATAGGGGCTCTACAATCTAGGGAGAACACTCGCAGAATACAGCGCCACCTAGCCAAGAACAATGCCCGTCTGCTCAACTGCACGCTCTCCGAGAGATGGGGCAGGTTGTTTGTCTCTTGTCAACTCGCAGTGAGGACCAGTATCGTTTCCAACCGGTCTCCATCAAAGCCAAATGCCCGAGTAGGTGCCGATCTCGGACTGCGAGCGTTAGCCACGATAGCGGATGGCGATGGCAACATCAAGGTCTTTCCCAACCCAGCACCACTGCGCACGACGCTCACAGAGCGCCGTAGGGTTGGGCGCAACCTTTCACGACGGATACCCGGTTCAAACGGATACAGGCGAGCGAAAGCCAAGCTCGCCAAGTTAGACCGTAAGTGCGTATATATCCGTCGTGAAAGCATCCACCAGCTGACTCGTTACTTGGTGGATCATTACAGCCAGGTACAGATCGAAGATCTGAATCTCGCCGCCATGAGGCAGAGCATGAGAAGACGAGCCTTTCGACGTTCGGTATCAGATGCCGGGCTCGGGAGCTTTCGACCAACGCTCACCTACAAGGCTGAACGAGCCGGAGTTAAGATGGTCGTTGTGGATCGCTTCTTCCCGTCATCGCAAATACATCACAACTGTACGGGCAGACTCACAGGCGCAAAGCTCGCCAAGAGACTCACTTGTGAGGTATGTCACGTTGAGGTGGATCGAGATGACAATGCTGCGCTCAATATCCGCGACTGGTCGGTCACCAGTCCTGGTCTAGTTGAGGCCAGTGCCCTGTCCGTTCCCAGGCCCTTATCGGGTACAGGCGGCAGTTCAGATGATGGGATGACTTATCACCTGGAGAGAGGATGTAAGACCAGTAGCAATACTGGCCGTACTCAGAGAGGCAAGAACAACTCTCGGACAAGTGAGATCAAGGTCCGAGACGAGAACCTTGTGAAAGGTGCGTCATTATGA
- a CDS encoding IS607 family transposase: MNSADWALSQGIHPQTAYRWYRTSKMPVPAPKVGQLMLVGDLESEDPKHGSSVIYARVSSSDQKPDLDRQVARVLAFAAEHRYSLERVVTEVGSALNGHRRKFLSLLSDPEAETILVEHRDRLCRLRAEYAEAALNAQSRRLVVVDTAEVDDDLVNDVTESLTSLCARLHGPRSAVNRAQKAIEAACS, encoded by the coding sequence ATGAACTCGGCCGATTGGGCGCTGTCCCAAGGTATACACCCTCAAACAGCATATAGATGGTATCGGACATCGAAGATGCCCGTCCCAGCACCCAAAGTTGGCCAGCTCATGCTGGTTGGAGATTTAGAATCGGAAGATCCAAAACATGGATCGTCGGTTATCTACGCGCGAGTATCCTCCTCTGACCAAAAACCAGATCTAGATAGGCAGGTGGCAAGAGTACTGGCTTTCGCTGCCGAACACCGATATTCGCTAGAGCGCGTAGTGACCGAAGTCGGTTCCGCTCTCAATGGACATAGACGCAAGTTTCTGTCACTCTTGAGCGACCCCGAAGCCGAGACCATTCTGGTTGAGCACCGAGACCGCCTCTGTCGGTTGAGAGCCGAATACGCAGAAGCTGCGCTAAATGCGCAATCGAGAAGGTTGGTCGTGGTTGACACCGCTGAGGTAGATGATGATCTTGTCAACGACGTCACAGAGTCACTCACATCGTTGTGTGCCCGACTACATGGACCTAGGTCGGCTGTCAACAGAGCACAAAAAGCTATTGAAGCGGCGTGCTCATGA
- a CDS encoding MBL fold metallo-hydrolase, with protein MDITVVATPELGDRSYVVSEGTTAFVVDPQRDIDRIISSCAQKGLIIAGIGDTHMHNDYVSGGFALASELGVPYLVHADDPVAFDRVAVRDGDIFEFGPLTVSVLHTPGHTPTHISFRITSTQDPVGAVMSGGSMLYGSVGRTDLISEELTEPLTHAQYQSVHRLADELPSATQLMPTHGFGSFCSAVCVQEVSDGTVGGERRVNIVFQYPSEDEFVAMLVGSYDPYPAYYRHMGPANLAGASALRPKTPRMLTGAEAAKLRDEGAIAVDIRPRRDHFDNHPTGAQLMEYGTLFSTYLGWTIPSDSKIILVTDGSSDPLAAVTSLGFIGIENILGQVEAKEFSAVVGEHSIPAIDFAEYFSTTRSMPHQLLDVRNPSEHRQNRLPGAKQIPIYEVLDRIDEIDPNTTVVVHCAAGYRASAAGSMLAAKGFEVIVIDDDLANGLSLV; from the coding sequence ATGGACATTACTGTCGTTGCTACACCTGAACTTGGTGATCGGTCATACGTGGTCTCAGAGGGGACAACTGCGTTTGTCGTTGACCCACAGCGTGATATCGATCGCATCATCAGCTCCTGTGCCCAAAAGGGACTTATCATCGCAGGAATCGGTGACACCCACATGCACAACGACTACGTGAGCGGTGGCTTTGCGCTCGCGAGTGAACTGGGGGTCCCGTATCTTGTTCACGCGGATGACCCAGTTGCCTTTGATCGCGTGGCTGTGCGAGATGGGGATATTTTCGAGTTTGGCCCATTGACGGTCAGCGTGCTGCATACCCCTGGTCACACCCCCACCCATATCTCTTTCCGCATCACCTCGACGCAAGATCCTGTCGGCGCGGTGATGAGTGGGGGGTCCATGCTCTATGGCAGCGTTGGCCGAACCGATTTGATCTCAGAAGAGTTGACGGAGCCCCTGACGCATGCACAGTACCAGAGCGTGCACCGGCTCGCCGACGAGTTGCCGAGTGCGACACAGTTGATGCCTACCCATGGTTTCGGGTCCTTCTGCTCAGCCGTCTGTGTCCAGGAGGTCTCCGACGGCACTGTCGGTGGGGAGCGGCGCGTCAATATCGTCTTCCAGTATCCATCCGAAGACGAGTTTGTTGCCATGCTGGTTGGGAGCTATGACCCATATCCCGCCTATTACCGACACATGGGGCCAGCAAATCTTGCCGGCGCATCGGCACTTCGGCCGAAGACGCCCCGCATGCTTACGGGTGCCGAGGCGGCGAAATTACGTGATGAGGGCGCCATCGCGGTCGATATCCGGCCTCGACGTGATCATTTCGACAACCATCCCACTGGAGCACAGCTCATGGAGTATGGCACCCTATTCTCTACGTACCTCGGATGGACGATCCCCAGTGACTCCAAGATCATCTTGGTCACTGATGGGTCATCTGATCCACTCGCCGCTGTTACCTCCTTAGGTTTTATCGGAATCGAGAACATTCTTGGGCAGGTGGAGGCGAAGGAGTTCAGTGCGGTAGTGGGTGAACACTCAATCCCTGCCATCGATTTTGCAGAGTATTTTTCCACTACGAGGTCCATGCCTCATCAGCTCCTCGATGTTCGCAATCCATCGGAGCATCGGCAGAACCGTCTGCCAGGTGCGAAGCAGATCCCGATCTACGAAGTGCTGGACCGGATTGATGAGATCGACCCGAACACGACGGTGGTCGTTCACTGTGCCGCCGGTTATCGTGCCTCCGCAGCCGGTTCCATGTTGGCAGCAAAGGGTTTCGAGGTCATAGTCATCGACGATGACTTAGCAAATGGCTTGTCGCTCGTCTAA
- a CDS encoding MFS transporter — MPDSHDHQRSKTGEILRDPVIQRLTVARSFVSMANGMLPVALSFTILKLLHSATDLGLILGVETLTMVIAILFAGVLADRVPRKSLLVLSDIFFGLSMLASGILAIFSVRQLPYYLLAAVLIGFADALFVPAFEGWAQQVIPAQQRQQASAVRSIYRNIGAIAGPFLAAVLVAAISAPWALVVAGILPLIGAAIFIKLPTGANTVEPQASLLSELRSGWGAFRSRSWIWSVDLQFALWHVVIWAPLMVLGPVLAEHYYHGATSWALIWAGMGVGGVIGGLVAFRYHPRFPVRTGTIAMVGLTPVMVLLALHANVWLTSAAAVLGGAGLELFGALWSYSFQTHVPADVISKVTSFDFLASVAFLPLGLAIVVPLSRLISVEGVFLLGAGYLVLSAVLVLLVPSVRRLGREPSAPLSADYNGHTT, encoded by the coding sequence ATGCCAGATTCCCATGACCACCAGCGCTCCAAGACAGGTGAGATACTACGCGATCCGGTCATCCAGCGACTCACCGTTGCGCGCAGCTTCGTGTCGATGGCCAACGGAATGCTGCCGGTTGCCTTGAGTTTCACCATTCTTAAGCTCCTCCACTCAGCCACCGACCTTGGCTTGATCCTTGGTGTGGAGACGCTGACCATGGTCATCGCGATTCTCTTTGCTGGTGTACTCGCCGACCGCGTTCCCCGCAAATCGCTATTGGTGCTCTCAGATATCTTTTTTGGCCTCAGCATGCTTGCCTCGGGTATCCTCGCGATCTTCTCCGTCCGGCAGCTACCCTACTATCTTCTAGCCGCCGTGCTCATTGGTTTCGCCGACGCCCTCTTTGTCCCTGCCTTCGAGGGCTGGGCACAGCAGGTCATCCCGGCCCAACAGCGGCAACAGGCGAGTGCAGTTCGCAGTATCTACCGGAACATCGGTGCGATTGCTGGTCCCTTCCTCGCCGCGGTCTTGGTAGCAGCGATCTCTGCTCCTTGGGCGTTGGTCGTGGCCGGCATCCTCCCGCTCATCGGTGCTGCGATCTTTATCAAACTACCCACTGGGGCAAACACGGTCGAGCCCCAGGCTTCATTGCTCAGCGAGCTGCGCAGTGGTTGGGGGGCTTTTCGCTCTCGGAGCTGGATCTGGTCAGTGGATTTACAGTTCGCTCTCTGGCATGTGGTGATTTGGGCCCCCTTGATGGTCCTTGGTCCGGTGTTGGCAGAGCATTACTACCACGGTGCCACCAGTTGGGCGCTGATCTGGGCTGGCATGGGCGTAGGCGGCGTGATCGGTGGACTGGTCGCCTTTCGCTACCATCCACGATTTCCCGTTCGAACAGGTACCATCGCCATGGTTGGACTCACGCCAGTGATGGTTCTCCTCGCGCTTCACGCGAATGTTTGGTTGACGAGCGCGGCTGCTGTCCTCGGGGGTGCTGGCCTCGAACTCTTTGGCGCACTCTGGTCATATAGCTTCCAGACACATGTGCCAGCGGACGTGATCTCGAAGGTCACCAGCTTCGATTTTCTCGCTTCGGTGGCATTCCTGCCGCTTGGACTCGCTATTGTCGTTCCACTCTCCAGGCTCATCTCCGTTGAGGGTGTATTCCTCCTTGGTGCTGGTTATCTTGTCCTCTCCGCCGTCCTAGTGCTCTTAGTTCCATCAGTGCGTCGACTAGGGCGTGAACCGTCCGCACCACTATCCGCTGACTACAACGGCCACACCACATAA